A region of Arabidopsis thaliana chromosome 5, partial sequence DNA encodes the following proteins:
- the ESP4 gene encoding HEAT repeat-containing protein (ENHANCED SILENCING PHENOTYPE 4 (ESP4); FUNCTIONS IN: binding; INVOLVED IN: posttranscriptional gene silencing by RNA, RNA processing; LOCATED IN: mRNA cleavage and polyadenylation specificity factor complex; EXPRESSED IN: 23 plant structures; EXPRESSED DURING: 13 growth stages; CONTAINS InterPro DOMAIN/s: Symplekin tight junction protein C-terminal (InterPro:IPR022075), Armadillo-type fold (InterPro:IPR016024), Protein of unknown function DUF3453 (InterPro:IPR021850); BEST Arabidopsis thaliana protein match is: unknown protein (TAIR:AT1G27595.1); Has 1807 Blast hits to 1807 proteins in 277 species: Archae - 0; Bacteria - 0; Metazoa - 736; Fungi - 347; Plants - 385; Viruses - 0; Other Eukaryotes - 339 (source: NCBI BLink).): MASYSRARLKDLANSAKSATELPPKLQRLRYMRRDLQKDDSVFPTELLPHLFDLLSDQFGAVRKFVAEILGEIGLKYVELIPEIVPLLIKSLEDETPAVARQVIACGADLFRSTLERVAVQGLHSSELNDLLESSWTWLIKFKDEICSVAFKQGNSGVKLCAMKFVEALILLYTPHEGIEADFNISILRGGHPVLKIGDLSIEASQKLGLLLDQLRHPAAKSLNSSTIIVLINSLSSVAKKRPAYCGRILPVLLSLDPLSFLKGVYAAATNLALKTVFLSCLKCTHPAAAPDRLTSALKEIEGGGQAAKAKDLFYKTNGSIQDKDSVEDTKVSVEENPLCASSDVAESNLSRKRSGSEYNIDLNGDASDGKRARITPSVSEESTDGLNGNDGVSLPRVASTSTGPSDSRGVSDSGPAQQLVGLFGTLVSQGEKAIGSLEILISSISADLLTDVVMANMHNIPPNCSSYADGTDELVMNMCIVGSDAQIKYPPSFVAGVLSLSTAFPPIAALINPHNEDEEVYSVHVDQQMFPAEDARTPPGLLATCDTSFPENEESNTVSPQNVHYIGNRESGIPGLESSAQHDGSGALVTNVLSSTNVEAASKNQNASFSGKLLVDVIPSMSVDKLEEFSPKAVGTVASASQFVLPKISAPVVDLSDEEKDSLQKLVFLRIVEAYKQISMSGGSQLRFSLLAHLGVEFPSELDPWKILQEHVLSDYLNHEGHELTVRVLYRLYGEAEAEQDFFSSTTAASAYESFLLTVAEALRDSFPPSDKSLSKLLGDSPHLPKSVLMLLESFCCPGSGEVEKDLQHGDRVTQGLSAVWSLILMRPGIRNDCLNIALQSAVHHLEEIRMKAIRLVANKLYSLSFITEQIEEFAKDRLFSVVSDDCDKMDLDLKSPPNKPQHSISGMSMETPSEATSSSTSVTEAQRCLSLYFALCTKVLRIFTILRLMTNLVFNIYKNASDPVKQAIHLQIPILVRTMGSSSELLKIIADPPSGSDNLLIQVLQTLTEGPTPSSELILTIRKLFDTRIKDVEILFPILPFLPRDDVLRIFPHMVNLPMEKFQVALSRVLQGSSQSGPVLSPSEALIAIHSIDPARDGIPLKQVTDACNTCFAQRQTFTQQVLAGVLNQLVQQIPLPMLFMRTVLQAIGAFPALSDFILEILSRLVSKQIWKYPKLWVGFLKCTQTTQPQSYKVLLQLPPLQLGNALTKIPALRAPLTAHASQPEIQSSLPRSTLAVLGLVPDSQGTQTSQVQANETQTSQEQQQQQASEPQQTSQSQQVSVPLSHSQVDHQEPSQVVASQSQSSPIGTVQSAMSQSQNSPIDTGRSEMSQSQNSPIDTGRSEMSQSQNSPIDTGRSEMSQSQNSPIDTGRSEMSESQSSPIGQSQSSPIGTGQSDMSQTPQVSDSSAPEPTSHTRTSDPQASSQTLRDDDEKIDDTATSENEVTEIEKSKESSEEEEEEEEEEE, translated from the exons ATGGCTTCGTATTCAAGAGCAAGGCTTAAAGATCTCGCGAATTCCGCCAAATCAGCGACGGAATTGCCTCCCAAGCTGCAACGCTTGCGCTATATGCGCCGGGATTTGCAAAAAGACGATTCCGTTTTTCCCACGGAGTTGCTTCCTCACCTTTTCGATCTTCTCTCCGATCAATTCGGTGCTGTCCGCAAGTTTGTCGCCGA GATACTTGGTGAAATTGGCCTGAAATATGTGGAATTAATACCTGAAATAGTGCCCCTTTTAATTAAGTCTCTTGAAGATGAGACACCAGCTGTGGCCAGGCAGGTCATTGCTTGTGGAGCTGATTTATTCCGTTCCACCCTCGAAAGAGTGGCAGTTCAg GGTTTGCATTCTAGTGAGTTGAATGatcttcttgaatcttcatGGACATGGTTGATTAAGTTCAAGGATGAAATATGCTCAGTGGCTTTCAAG CAAGGAAATAGTGGTGTAAAATTATGCGCTATGAAATTTGTGGAAGCGCTTATTCTCTTGTATACTCCTCATGAAG GAATTGAAGcagattttaatatatctatTCTCCGTGGGGGTCATCCTGTTTTGAAAATTGGAGATTTGTCAATTGAGGCCAGCCAGAAATTGGGTTTACTGCTTGATCAGCTTAGGCACCCTGCAGCAAAATCTCTAAATAGCTCGACGATTATTGTTCTTATCAATAG TCTTTCATCAGTTGCAAAGAAACGTCCTGCATACTGTGGACGAATTCTACCTGTTCTACTGAGCTTGGATCCCCTAAGCTTTCTCAAAGGAGTGTATGCTGCAGCAACAAATCTTGCCTTGAAGACTGTATTTCTCTCCTGCTTGAAATGTACACATCCCGCTGCTGCACCg GACCGGTTGACCAGTGCTCTTAAAGAGATAGAAGGTGGAGGTCAGGCAGCCAAAGCGAAAGATCTCTTTTACAAGACTAACGGAAGCATTCAGGACAAAGACAGTGTAGAAGATACCAAG GTATCAGTGGAAGAGAATCCTCTCTGTGCAAGTTCTGATGTAGCAGAAAGTAACTTAAGTAGGAAAAGATCTGGATCAGAATACAATATTGATCTAAATGGAGATGCTTCCGATGGAAAACGTGCAAGAATAACACCTTCTGTGTCAGAAGAATCCACTGACGGATTAAATGGTAATGATGGGGTCTCTCTACCTCGGGTTGCTTCTACCTCGACCGGACCAAGTGATAGCAGAGGAGTGAGTGATAGTGGACCTGCTCAGCAGCTAGTTGGTTTGTTTGGAACCTTGGTTTCTCAGGGTGAAAAAGCAATTGGATCTTTGGAGATTCTTATTTCAAGTATTTCGGCGGATTTACTTACTGATGTTGTGATGGCTAATATGCATAATATTCCACCAAATTGTTCTTCTTATGCTGATGGCACCGATGAGTTGGTGATGAACATGTGTATAGTTGGCAGTGATGCACAAATTAAATATCCACCATCATTTGTAGCGGGTGTCCTTTCATTGTCAACCGCATTCCCACCAATTGCTGCCCTGATAAATCCTCACAAT GAAGATGAGGAAGTCTATTCTGTTCATGTGGACCAGCAAATGTTTCCAGCTGAAGATGCAAGAACTCCACCTGGCTTATTAGCTACCTGTGATACTTCTTTTccagaaaatgaagaaagcaaTACTGTGTCTCCACAAAATGTGCATTACATAGGGAATAGAGAAAGTGGAATACCTGGACTGGAATCTTCTGCTCAACATGATGGGTCAGGAGCCCTTGTTACTAATGTATTGAGTTCTACGAATGTGGAGGCTGCaagcaaaaatcaaaatgcGAGTTTCAGTGGAAAACTTCTTGTCGATGTAATTCCCTCAATGTCTGTGGATAAGTTGGAGGAATTTAGTCCAAAGGCGGTTGGCACAGTTGCTTCGGCGAGTCAGTTTGTCTTACCTAAGATATCAGCACCTGTTGTCGACCTTtctgatgaagagaaagacaGTTTACAAAAGCTGGTTTTTTTGCGCATTGTTGAAGCATATAAGCAAATATCAATGTCTGGTGGCTCACAACTCcgcttttctcttcttgctcaTTTAGGAGTTGAG TTTCCTTCAGAGTTAGACCCTTGGAAAATATTACAGGAGCACGTTCTCTCGGATTATTTGAATCATGAG GGACATGAGTTGACTGTGCGGGTTCTTTACAGGCTATACGGGGAGGCAGAAGCAGAACaagatttcttctcttcaactACTGCTGCGTCTGCATATGAAAGTTTCTTGCTAACTGTG GCTGAAGCACTAAGAGATTCTTTTCCACCGTCTGACAAATCTTTAAGTAAATTGCTTGGAGATTCTCCACATCTGCCGAAATCAGTTCTGATGTTGTTGGAATCGTTTTGCTGTCCTGGAAGTGGTGAAGTTGAAAAGGATTTACAACATGGAGACCGTGTTACTCAAGGTCTCAGTGCTGTTTGGAGCCTGATTTTAATGAGACCTGGAATCCGGAATGACTGCCTGAATATCGCTTTGCAG aGTGCTGTTCATCACTTGGAAGAGATTCGCATGAAAGCAATCCGCCTG GTGGCAAACAAACTCTATTCTTTATCATTCATTACAGAACAGATTGAGGAATTTGCAAAGGATAGGCTATTTTCTGTCGTAAGTGATGATTGTGATAAG ATGGATCTTGATCTGAAAAGTCCACCAAACAAACCGCAACACAGTATTAGTGGTATGAGTATGGAGACGCCCTCCGAagcaacatcatcatcaacttcaGTTACTGAAGCTCAACGCTGCTTGTCACTCTATTTTGCTCTCTGTACCAAGGTCTTGCGAATTTTTACCATTCTTCGACTAATGACTAATCTAGTCTTTAA CATATACAAGAATGCATCAGATCCCGTTAAGCAG GCTATTCATCTTCAAATCCCTATTCTAGTTCGTACTATGGGCTCATCCTCTGAGCTTCTTAAAATTATAGCAGACCCACCAAGTGGGAGTGACAACCTTCTTATACAG GTTCTTCAAACCCTCACCGAGGGGCCCACTCCTTCTTCAGAATTGATACTTACTATACGGAAGTTGTTTGATACAAGAATAAAG GATGTAGAGATTCTTTTCCCAATTTTGCCATTCCTGCCAAGAGATGAT GTTCTCCGCATTTTTCCCCATATGGTGAATCTTCCTATGGAGAAATTCCAAGTTGCACTTTCTCGTGTGCTGCAG GGATCATCTCAATCTGGCCCAGTGCTTTCTCCATCTGAAGCTTTAATTGCTATCCATAGCATTGACCCAGCAAGAGATGGAATACCACTTAAACAG GTCACAGATGCATGCAATACCTGTTTTGCGCAGAGGCAGACATTCACTCAACAGGTTTTAGCCGGTGTTCTGAATCAACTG GTCCAGCAAATTCCACTGCCAATGTTATTCATGCGTACAGTTTTACAAGCTATTGGTGCTTTTCCAGCTCTG TCGGACTTCATCCTGGAGATTCTTTCTCGTCTCGTTAGCAAACAG ATATGGAAATATCCGAAACTGTGGGTTGGGTTTTTGAAATGCACACAGACAACACAGCCTCAATCATATAAGGTCTTACTACAG CTTCCTCCACTTCAACTGGGAAACGCATTGACTAAAATCCCGGCCTTAAGAGCTCCGCTAACCGCACATGCCAGCCAGCCAGAGATTCAATCTTCACTTCCAAG GTCTACATTGGCTGTTCTTGGACTTGTCCCTGATTCTCAAGGAACACAAACAAGCCAAGTGCAAGCGAATGAGACACAAACGAGTCAGGAACAGCAGCAACAGCAAGCAAGCGAGCCACAGCAAACGAGCCAGTCTCAGCAAGTTTCTGTACCATTGAGCCACTCCCAAGTAGATCACCAGGAACCCAGTCAGGTAGTTGCCAGTCAGTCTCAAAGCAGTCCCATAGGGACCGTCCAGTCAGCAATGAGTCAGTCTCAGAACAGTCCCATAGATACGGGCCGGTCTGAAATGAGTCAGTCTCAGAACAGTCCCATAGATACGGGCCGGTCTGAAATGAGTCAGTCTCAGAACAGTCCCATAGATACGGGCCGGTCTGAAATGAGTCAGTCTCAGAACAGTCCCATAGATACGGGAAGATCTGAAATGAGTGAATCTCAGAGCAGTCCTATTGGTCAGTCACAAAGCAGTCCTATTGGTACTGGCCAGTCTGATATGAGTCAAACCCCTCAAGTGTCGGACTCGAGTGCTCCAGAACCAACAAGCCATACTCGGACATCAGATCCTCAAGCGTCAAGCCAGACACTAcgagatgatgatgagaagataGACGACACAGCAACCTCAGAAAACGAGGTGACAGAAATcgagaaatcaaaagaatcttccgaagaagaagaagaagaagaagaagaagaagagtga